A region of Nocardioides alkalitolerans DNA encodes the following proteins:
- the rsmA gene encoding 16S rRNA (adenine(1518)-N(6)/adenine(1519)-N(6))-dimethyltransferase RsmA encodes MTDPGEPRLLSAADVRRLAAELDLRPTKQRGQNFVIDPNTVRRIVRESGVGAEDVVVEVGPGLGSLTLALLGAVRRVVAVEVDPLLAERLPATIAEHAPAQADTLEVVLADAMRVDEIPGPPPTALVANLPYNVSVPVLLHLMALLPSLERGLVMVQSEVADRLAAGPGSRIYGVPSVKAAWYADVRRAGAIGRNVFWPAPNVDSGLVAWTRREPPAAVASRADVFRVVDAAFAQRRKTLRAALRPMTAASGEGAADRLEAAFAQAGLAATVRGEQLEVEQFAALTDALVATGALVPADATGPTRGSRA; translated from the coding sequence GTGACCGACCCCGGCGAGCCCCGCCTCCTCAGCGCCGCCGACGTCCGTCGGCTCGCCGCGGAGCTCGACCTGCGGCCCACGAAGCAGCGCGGGCAGAACTTCGTCATCGACCCCAACACGGTGCGGCGCATCGTGCGCGAGTCCGGCGTGGGGGCCGAGGACGTGGTGGTCGAGGTCGGTCCCGGCCTGGGCTCGCTGACGTTGGCGCTGCTGGGCGCCGTACGCCGCGTCGTCGCCGTCGAGGTCGACCCGCTGCTCGCCGAGCGGTTGCCGGCCACCATCGCCGAGCACGCGCCCGCGCAGGCCGACACCCTCGAGGTCGTGCTCGCCGACGCGATGCGGGTGGACGAGATCCCCGGACCACCGCCCACCGCGCTCGTGGCCAACCTGCCCTACAACGTGTCGGTCCCGGTGCTGCTGCACCTCATGGCGCTCCTGCCGTCGCTGGAGCGCGGGCTCGTCATGGTGCAGTCCGAGGTCGCCGACCGCTTGGCCGCGGGGCCGGGCTCGCGCATCTACGGCGTGCCGTCGGTGAAGGCGGCCTGGTATGCCGACGTGCGCCGCGCCGGCGCCATCGGTCGCAACGTCTTCTGGCCCGCGCCCAACGTGGACTCGGGCCTCGTGGCCTGGACGCGCCGCGAGCCCCCCGCTGCCGTCGCCTCCCGCGCGGACGTGTTCCGCGTCGTCGACGCCGCCTTCGCCCAGCGCCGCAAGACGCTGCGGGCGGCGCTGCGGCCGATGACGGCGGCGTCGGGCGAGGGGGCGGCCGATCGGCTCGAGGCCGCGTTCGCGCAGGCGGGCCTGGCCGCCACGGTGCGTGGGGAGCAGCTCGAGGTCGAGCAGTTCGCCGCCCTCACCGACGCGCTCGTCGCGACCGGTGCGCTGGTGCCCGCCGACGCGACCGGTCCGACCCGCGGGAGCCGCGCGTGA
- a CDS encoding TatD family hydrolase, with the protein MTDPDRPTRSRAAATEQGSRRDRSRPPAPEPLPHPVVDNHCHLDIADGPDGAWVEVDAALAASAAVNVPRIVQIGCDLEGARWAVAAAERYDALVAGVALHPNEAPRLAAVGRLDEALDEIERLAGAHADVRAVGETGLDFFRTGPEGVDAQRESFARHIAIAKRLDKTLVIHDRDAHAAVLDVLDAEGAPDRWVMHCFSGDADFARACLDRGAHLSFAGTVTFKNAAPLREALAVTPQDRVLVETDAPYLTPVPYRGRPNASYLVPLTMRVMADVRGEDLGELCAAVDASTERAFGGSWGRTSG; encoded by the coding sequence GTGACCGACCCCGACCGTCCCACCCGGTCGCGGGCCGCGGCCACGGAGCAGGGTTCCCGGCGCGACCGCTCGCGGCCGCCTGCGCCCGAGCCGCTGCCGCACCCCGTCGTCGACAACCACTGCCACCTCGACATCGCCGACGGCCCCGACGGGGCGTGGGTGGAGGTCGACGCGGCGCTCGCGGCCAGCGCGGCCGTCAACGTGCCGCGCATCGTGCAGATCGGCTGCGACCTCGAGGGGGCGCGGTGGGCGGTCGCCGCGGCGGAGCGGTACGACGCGCTCGTCGCCGGCGTGGCCCTGCACCCCAACGAGGCGCCACGCCTGGCCGCGGTCGGCCGCCTCGACGAGGCGCTGGACGAGATCGAGCGGCTCGCGGGGGCGCACGCCGACGTGCGGGCCGTGGGGGAGACGGGGCTCGACTTCTTCCGCACCGGGCCCGAGGGCGTCGACGCGCAGCGCGAGAGCTTCGCCCGCCACATCGCGATCGCGAAGCGGCTCGACAAGACGCTCGTCATCCACGACCGCGACGCGCACGCGGCCGTGCTCGACGTGCTCGACGCCGAGGGCGCGCCCGACCGCTGGGTCATGCACTGCTTCTCCGGCGACGCCGACTTCGCGCGCGCCTGCCTCGACCGGGGCGCGCACCTCTCCTTCGCGGGCACGGTCACCTTCAAGAACGCCGCACCGCTGCGCGAGGCCCTCGCCGTGACGCCCCAGGACCGGGTGCTGGTGGAGACGGACGCGCCGTACCTGACGCCCGTGCCCTACCGCGGGCGGCCCAACGCGTCGTACCTGGTGCCGCTGACGATGCGCGTGATGGCCGACGTGCGGGGCGAGGACCTCGGCGAGCTGTGCGCCGCGGTGGACGCCTCGACCGAGCGTGCGTTCGGGGGTTCCTGGGGCCGCACGAGCGGGTGA
- a CDS encoding ABC-F family ATP-binding cassette domain-containing protein: MAAPNLVNLEKVSKSFGVRPLLTEVSLGIGEGQRIGVVGRNGDGKSTLLNVFTGTEEPDTGRVSQTRGLLVGHLHQGDRLDDTHSVREAVLGGKADHEWAADATTREVVEVLLAGVELDRPVVGLSGGERRRCALAELLLDQHDLLVLDEPTNHLDVEAVAWLAQHVAGLPSALLVVTHDRWFLDAVCQWTWEVHDGVVDVYEGGYAAFTLARAERARVAAAVESRRANLARKELAWLRRGAPARTSKPKFRIDAANALIEDEPPPRDTLALQRFATQRLGKDVVDLEHVDLRRGDRMLLRDATWRLGPGDRVGIVGVNGAGKTSVLSLVAGALAPDAGKVKRGRTVALAHLTQQLDDLDPTARVLPMVESIRRVTTTADGEITATSLLERFGFTGDRLTARIGDLSGGERRRFQLLCLLLEEPNVLLLDEPTNDLDIETLQVLEDFLDGWPGTLLVVSHDRYFLERATDSVWALLGDGQLSMLPRGVDEYLERRAASTSAKGALPESPAVVGAPSAGAPSAGAPARGAKSGSAEERAARKTVARVEKRLARIAADEAALNAEAVEHAADYERLADIGARLQALADEREELELEWLEAAELLG, from the coding sequence ATGGCCGCCCCGAACCTCGTCAACCTCGAGAAGGTCTCGAAGTCCTTCGGCGTGCGGCCCTTGCTGACGGAGGTCTCGCTCGGCATCGGCGAGGGCCAGCGGATCGGCGTCGTCGGCCGCAACGGCGACGGCAAGTCGACGCTGCTCAACGTCTTCACGGGCACGGAGGAACCGGACACCGGCCGCGTGTCGCAGACCCGCGGCCTCCTCGTCGGGCACCTGCACCAGGGCGACCGGCTCGACGACACCCACTCCGTGCGCGAGGCGGTGCTCGGCGGCAAGGCCGACCACGAGTGGGCCGCCGACGCCACGACGCGCGAGGTCGTCGAGGTGCTGCTGGCCGGCGTCGAGCTCGACCGGCCCGTCGTGGGGCTGTCCGGCGGCGAGCGGCGGCGCTGCGCGCTGGCGGAACTGCTCCTCGACCAGCACGACCTGCTCGTGCTCGACGAGCCGACCAACCACCTCGACGTCGAGGCCGTCGCCTGGCTCGCGCAGCACGTCGCGGGGCTTCCGTCGGCGCTCCTCGTCGTCACCCACGACCGCTGGTTCCTCGACGCCGTCTGCCAGTGGACCTGGGAGGTCCACGACGGGGTCGTGGACGTCTACGAGGGCGGGTACGCCGCGTTCACCCTCGCCCGCGCCGAGCGCGCCCGCGTGGCCGCCGCGGTCGAGTCGCGGCGGGCCAACCTCGCCCGCAAGGAGCTCGCGTGGCTGCGCCGGGGTGCCCCCGCGCGCACGTCGAAGCCCAAGTTCCGCATCGACGCCGCCAACGCGCTCATCGAGGACGAGCCGCCGCCGCGCGACACCTTGGCGCTCCAGCGGTTCGCCACCCAGCGGCTCGGCAAGGACGTCGTCGACCTCGAGCACGTCGACCTGCGCCGGGGCGACCGGATGCTGCTGCGCGACGCCACCTGGCGGCTCGGACCGGGCGACCGGGTCGGGATCGTCGGTGTCAACGGCGCCGGCAAGACCTCGGTGCTGTCACTGGTCGCGGGGGCGCTCGCTCCGGACGCGGGCAAGGTGAAGCGGGGCCGCACGGTCGCGCTCGCCCACCTCACCCAGCAGCTCGACGACCTCGACCCCACCGCGCGCGTGCTTCCGATGGTCGAGTCGATCCGCCGGGTGACCACGACGGCCGACGGCGAGATCACCGCGACGTCCCTGCTCGAGCGGTTCGGCTTCACCGGCGACCGGCTGACCGCCCGGATCGGCGACCTCTCCGGCGGGGAGCGGCGGCGCTTCCAGCTGCTCTGCCTGCTGCTGGAGGAGCCCAACGTGCTGCTCCTCGACGAGCCCACCAACGACCTCGACATCGAGACCCTGCAGGTGCTCGAGGACTTCCTCGACGGCTGGCCCGGGACGCTGCTCGTGGTGAGCCACGACCGCTACTTCCTCGAGCGCGCGACCGACTCCGTCTGGGCGCTGCTCGGCGACGGGCAGCTGTCGATGCTGCCGCGGGGCGTGGACGAGTACCTCGAGCGCCGCGCCGCGTCGACCTCGGCGAAGGGCGCGCTGCCGGAGTCGCCGGCCGTGGTCGGTGCTCCCTCGGCGGGTGCTCCCTCGGCGGGTGCTCCCGCCCGCGGGGCCAAGTCCGGCAGCGCCGAGGAGCGCGCCGCCCGGAAGACCGTCGCCCGTGTGGAGAAGCGCCTCGCGCGGATCGCCGCCGACGAGGCGGCGCTCAACGCCGAGGCCGTCGAGCACGCGGCCGACTACGAGCGTCTCGCCGACATCGGGGCCCGCCTGCAGGCGCTGGCCGACGAGCGCGAGGAGCTCGAGCTCGAGTGGCTCGAGGCCGCCGAGCTGTTGGGCTGA
- a CDS encoding transglycosylase family protein codes for MQLNSVLGSRGDLARLVRSRGFVIALVAVVVLAVAGTTAGYAALGKSVTLSVDGQERTVTVFGGTVGDVLESESIDVGERDRVVPSVDEAVEDGTKVDVRYARPLELTVDGESQTRWVLATNVDAALTELGVDDAATVSVSRSASIDREGLALELVTPKTLTVVVGLDDPVQERVAATTVADVLEQMGVEVSETDAVDPALDSTVTDGQTITVVRWTAEEATVEGQRVPHDTVEVNDPSLEKGEREVEQEGRDGAADVTYRVVFRNGSTVERTELSREVTTAPVTERIRVGTKEPEPEPSRSSGSSAPAGGSNYESGSTDWDRLAQCESGGNWAINTGNGYYGGLQFNLQTWRAYGGSGYPHENSRAEQIRIATKVRDDRGGYGAWPGCASKLGLPR; via the coding sequence GTGCAGCTCAACAGTGTCCTGGGCAGCCGAGGCGATCTCGCCCGGCTCGTCCGCAGTCGGGGGTTCGTCATCGCGCTGGTCGCGGTCGTGGTGCTGGCGGTGGCCGGCACCACCGCCGGCTACGCCGCGCTCGGCAAGTCCGTCACCCTCTCGGTGGACGGGCAGGAGCGCACGGTCACCGTCTTCGGAGGCACGGTGGGCGACGTCCTCGAGTCGGAGTCGATCGACGTGGGGGAGCGCGATCGCGTCGTCCCCAGCGTCGACGAGGCCGTCGAGGACGGCACGAAGGTCGACGTCCGCTACGCGCGGCCGCTGGAGCTGACCGTCGACGGTGAGTCCCAGACCCGCTGGGTGCTCGCGACCAACGTCGACGCCGCCCTGACGGAGCTCGGCGTCGACGACGCCGCCACCGTCTCGGTGAGCCGCAGCGCCTCGATCGACCGCGAGGGCCTCGCCCTCGAGCTGGTCACCCCGAAGACGCTCACCGTCGTCGTCGGCCTCGACGACCCGGTGCAGGAGCGGGTCGCCGCGACGACCGTCGCCGACGTGCTCGAGCAGATGGGTGTCGAGGTCTCGGAGACCGACGCCGTCGACCCCGCGCTCGACAGCACCGTCACCGACGGCCAGACCATCACCGTGGTCCGCTGGACCGCGGAGGAGGCGACCGTCGAGGGCCAGCGCGTGCCCCACGACACCGTCGAGGTCAACGACCCGAGCCTGGAGAAGGGCGAGCGCGAGGTCGAGCAGGAGGGCCGCGACGGCGCCGCCGACGTGACCTACCGCGTCGTCTTCCGCAACGGCAGCACCGTCGAGCGCACCGAGCTCTCCCGCGAGGTCACCACGGCGCCCGTCACCGAGCGCATCCGCGTCGGCACCAAGGAGCCCGAGCCGGAGCCCTCCAGGTCCTCGGGTTCGTCGGCCCCCGCGGGTGGCAGCAACTACGAGTCCGGCTCGACCGACTGGGACCGCCTCGCGCAGTGCGAGTCGGGCGGCAACTGGGCCATCAACACCGGCAACGGCTACTACGGCGGCCTCCAGTTCAACCTGCAGACCTGGCGCGCCTACGGCGGCTCGGGCTACCCGCACGAGAACAGCCGCGCCGAGCAGATCCGCATCGCCACCAAGGTGCGCGACGACCGCGGTGGGTACGGCGCGTGGCCCGGCTGCGCGAGCAAGCTCGGCCTGCCGCGCTGA
- the rsmI gene encoding 16S rRNA (cytidine(1402)-2'-O)-methyltransferase → MSGDGSGVLVLAGTPIGRPDDAPPRLVAELARADVVAAEDTRRLRRLTSDLGVELTGRVVSYFEGNETARTPVLLEALLAGERVLLVTDAGMPSVSDPGYRLVAACVEADVPVTAVPGPSAVLTALAVSGLPVDRFCFEGFLPRKAGERGRRLAALAREERTMVFFEAPHRTHAALAALAEAFGDDRPAAVCRELTKTHEEVRRGDLASLVAWAADGVRGEVTLVVQGTTPGASVASDPESLRAAVAEAEAAGATRKDAIRDVADAAGVPKRVVYDVVHKG, encoded by the coding sequence GTGAGCGGAGACGGGAGCGGCGTGCTGGTGCTGGCGGGCACCCCGATCGGGCGTCCGGACGACGCGCCCCCGCGGCTGGTCGCGGAGCTCGCCCGGGCCGACGTGGTCGCCGCCGAGGACACGCGCCGGCTGCGGCGCCTCACCAGCGACCTCGGGGTGGAGCTGACCGGGCGCGTGGTGTCGTACTTCGAGGGCAACGAGACCGCCCGGACCCCCGTGCTCCTCGAGGCGCTGCTCGCCGGCGAGCGCGTGCTGCTGGTGACGGACGCGGGGATGCCCAGCGTGTCCGACCCCGGCTACCGGCTCGTGGCGGCCTGCGTCGAGGCCGACGTGCCGGTGACGGCCGTCCCCGGCCCGTCCGCTGTGCTCACCGCCCTCGCCGTCTCCGGGCTGCCCGTCGACCGCTTCTGCTTCGAGGGCTTCCTGCCCCGCAAGGCGGGGGAGCGCGGGCGCCGCCTCGCCGCCCTCGCCCGCGAGGAGCGCACGATGGTCTTCTTCGAGGCGCCCCACCGCACCCACGCCGCGCTCGCCGCGCTCGCGGAGGCGTTCGGCGACGACCGGCCCGCCGCCGTCTGCCGGGAGCTGACGAAGACCCACGAGGAGGTACGCCGCGGCGACCTCGCCTCGCTGGTCGCCTGGGCCGCCGACGGGGTGCGCGGCGAGGTGACGCTCGTGGTGCAGGGGACGACGCCCGGCGCGTCGGTGGCGTCGGACCCGGAGAGCCTGCGGGCCGCCGTCGCCGAGGCCGAGGCGGCGGGCGCGACGCGCAAGGACGCCATCCGCGACGTCGCCGACGCCGCCGGCGTGCCCAAGCGCGTGGTGTACGACGTGGTGCACAAGGGGTGA
- a CDS encoding TIGR03618 family F420-dependent PPOX class oxidoreductase, whose amino-acid sequence MPSWTPDWTAVPDGLAAFFAERHLATLTTLRPDGRPHVVPVGVGIDAERGCAWVITFDGARKARNVQASPGGPVAVCHVDGARWVTLEGTATATTEPDEVARAVERYAARYRQPKERPDRVALRIDVTRVLHSARL is encoded by the coding sequence GTGCCGTCCTGGACCCCCGACTGGACCGCCGTCCCCGACGGCCTCGCCGCCTTCTTCGCGGAGCGCCACCTCGCGACGCTCACCACGCTGCGTCCCGACGGCCGTCCGCACGTGGTGCCGGTCGGGGTCGGCATCGACGCCGAGCGCGGCTGCGCGTGGGTGATCACGTTCGACGGCGCGCGCAAGGCGCGCAACGTGCAGGCGAGCCCCGGCGGGCCGGTCGCCGTGTGCCACGTCGACGGCGCCCGCTGGGTCACGCTCGAGGGCACGGCCACCGCGACGACCGAGCCCGACGAGGTGGCCCGCGCCGTCGAGCGGTACGCCGCGCGCTACCGCCAGCCGAAGGAGCGCCCCGACCGGGTCGCGCTGCGCATCGACGTCACGCGCGTGCTGCACTCGGCGCGGCTCTGA
- a CDS encoding 4-(cytidine 5'-diphospho)-2-C-methyl-D-erythritol kinase — translation MSSRSRATTAVTVRAPAKINLYLAVGAVRPDGFHPVATVYQAIGLYDDLTARPGGSGTNPVRLALHAADHVDAGAVPLAPGTNLVHRAAQLLGAHHGRTLRADVEIAKAVPVAGGLAGGSADAAAALVALDRLHDLRTPDDALLAIAAELGSDVPFSLLGGTAAGVGRGEQVTPYSDPAIADAAWWWVVVPQALGLSTPSVYQHFDRMRPDAEESVVVPDRVIAALASQDPVTLAAVLHNDLQAPALDLRPELADVLADGEAAGALRGIVSGSGPTCVFLCGSPDEAREVAARLQASYDVVLVATGPVAGAHRVEYV, via the coding sequence GTGAGCAGCCGCAGCCGGGCGACGACGGCGGTGACGGTGCGCGCCCCCGCCAAGATCAACCTCTACCTGGCGGTGGGCGCGGTCCGCCCCGACGGCTTCCACCCGGTGGCGACGGTCTACCAGGCCATCGGGCTCTACGACGACCTCACCGCCCGCCCCGGCGGCTCGGGCACCAACCCGGTCCGGCTCGCCCTCCACGCCGCCGACCACGTCGACGCCGGCGCCGTACCGCTCGCCCCGGGCACCAACCTCGTGCACCGCGCCGCGCAGCTCCTCGGCGCGCACCACGGGCGGACGCTACGGGCGGACGTCGAGATCGCCAAGGCGGTCCCCGTCGCGGGCGGGCTCGCCGGCGGGTCCGCGGACGCCGCCGCCGCACTCGTGGCGCTCGACCGCCTCCACGACCTGCGCACCCCGGACGACGCGCTGCTGGCGATCGCGGCCGAGCTGGGCAGCGACGTGCCGTTCTCCCTGCTGGGCGGCACCGCGGCCGGGGTCGGCCGGGGGGAGCAGGTGACGCCCTACAGCGACCCCGCCATCGCCGACGCCGCCTGGTGGTGGGTCGTCGTGCCGCAGGCGCTCGGGCTGTCGACGCCGAGCGTCTACCAGCACTTCGACCGGATGCGGCCCGACGCGGAGGAGTCGGTCGTCGTGCCCGACCGCGTCATCGCGGCCCTCGCCTCGCAGGACCCCGTCACGCTCGCGGCGGTGCTGCACAACGACCTCCAGGCCCCCGCCCTCGACCTCCGTCCCGAGCTGGCCGACGTGCTCGCCGACGGCGAGGCCGCCGGGGCGCTGCGGGGCATCGTGTCCGGCTCCGGCCCCACCTGCGTCTTCCTCTGCGGCTCGCCCGACGAGGCGCGGGAGGTCGCCGCGCGCCTGCAGGCGTCGTACGACGTCGTGCTCGTCGCCACCGGCCCGGTGGCCGGTGCCCACCGTGTGGAGTACGTCTGA
- a CDS encoding SDR family NAD(P)-dependent oxidoreductase yields the protein MAHRTGQAPLATTLARGLDTVLDRTIAPGYTKLGLSLRRRLPTWPADPAPDALRGRVAAVTGATSGLGLATAEGLARLGASVRLVVRNVEKGEQVRAELLERVPGADLVVDRCDVGDLDDVRRAAAAIDAALDGRTLDVLVHNAGVMPPERTLSPQGHELSMAVHVLGPVLLTDLLRDRLAASSDAADPADPAPSGARVVFVTSGGMYAQALRVDDLEYDASPEDYSGTTAYARSKRAQVELLPSLTARWAPEHVSVAAMHPGWADTPGVVDSLPGFHKLTGPVLRDAAGGADTAVWLGAVEPAPPSGALWHDRRVRPTSLLRRTRPSAADRRALWDWVQENAGLTR from the coding sequence ATGGCACACCGGACCGGCCAGGCCCCCCTCGCGACGACCCTCGCCCGGGGTCTCGACACCGTCCTCGACCGCACGATCGCGCCGGGCTACACCAAGCTCGGCCTGAGCCTGCGGCGCCGCCTCCCCACGTGGCCCGCCGACCCGGCGCCCGACGCCCTCCGTGGGCGTGTCGCCGCGGTCACCGGCGCCACCTCCGGGCTCGGGCTCGCCACCGCCGAGGGTCTCGCACGCCTCGGCGCCTCGGTGCGGCTCGTGGTGCGCAACGTCGAGAAGGGCGAGCAGGTGCGCGCCGAGCTGCTGGAGCGGGTGCCGGGCGCCGACCTCGTGGTCGACCGCTGCGACGTCGGCGACCTCGACGACGTACGCCGCGCGGCCGCCGCCATCGACGCGGCCCTCGACGGCCGCACGCTCGACGTCCTCGTGCACAACGCCGGGGTGATGCCGCCGGAGCGCACCCTGTCGCCGCAGGGCCACGAGCTGTCCATGGCCGTCCACGTGCTGGGTCCGGTGCTGCTCACCGACCTGCTCCGCGACCGCCTCGCGGCGTCGTCCGACGCCGCCGACCCCGCCGACCCGGCACCGAGCGGCGCGCGGGTCGTGTTCGTGACGTCGGGCGGCATGTACGCGCAGGCGCTGCGGGTCGACGACCTGGAGTACGACGCGTCGCCCGAGGACTACTCGGGCACCACGGCCTACGCGCGGTCGAAGCGCGCCCAGGTCGAGCTGCTGCCGTCGCTCACCGCGCGCTGGGCCCCGGAGCACGTCAGCGTCGCGGCGATGCACCCCGGCTGGGCCGACACGCCGGGCGTCGTGGACTCGCTGCCGGGCTTCCACAAGCTGACGGGCCCCGTGCTGCGCGACGCCGCCGGGGGTGCCGACACCGCCGTGTGGCTGGGGGCCGTCGAGCCCGCGCCGCCGTCGGGCGCCCTCTGGCACGACCGTCGGGTGCGGCCGACGTCGCTCCTGCGGCGTACCCGGCCGTCGGCCGCCGACCGCCGCGCGCTGTGGGACTGGGTGCAGGAGAACGCGGGCCTCACCCGCTAG
- a CDS encoding phospholipid carrier-dependent glycosyltransferase: MTSPILARARERAGRAVAPPAVTRALAGWSTRWGGWLPALGVFALALGMRLWHLGTPREFSFDETYYAKHAWSLLNLGYVRDYPDDANDRILGGDLDAWSDDPELVVHPEVGKWAIALGIRLFGMDPFGWRFAAAVAGALLVLVLCRLVRRMTGSTMLGLVAGILMAFDGMHFVLSRLALLDIFLALFITCGVACVVNDRFWLRARLAHLVPERPDDPDARLDPLDGTARWAAWGPVRRLLWRPWLLTGGVMWGLAVGTKWTALYPLAAFGILVWVWSAGARRMFGVRRSLLRAALTDGLPAFGYLVLVAFATYVLSWTGWLIHADQEEAAFSSTQYTQFVAPAADCDGQAETDPSKRWPTATEPDASGLGEVVQSLRSLWYYHQDVYTFHTQYLNCSTHPYQSDPRGWLLLNRPVGVHAENDIAPGAQGCDAAPDSSCLRQVLILGTPVLWWSGAVALAFAALMWLGARDWRYGVAVVGALSTWVPWFFNDDRPIFIFYAMAILPFTVIALTLALGQLVGRSRVPTPRRTVGVVVAGAVVVLVIVNFAWFYPIYTAELLTRGEWLDRIWFDRWI, encoded by the coding sequence GTGACCTCGCCGATCCTCGCCCGCGCCAGGGAGCGGGCGGGACGCGCCGTGGCTCCGCCCGCAGTGACCCGCGCGCTCGCCGGCTGGTCGACGCGCTGGGGCGGCTGGCTCCCCGCGCTGGGCGTCTTCGCCCTGGCGCTCGGCATGCGGCTGTGGCACCTCGGCACGCCGCGGGAGTTCTCCTTCGACGAGACCTACTACGCGAAGCACGCCTGGTCGCTGCTCAACCTGGGCTACGTGCGGGACTACCCCGACGACGCCAACGACCGGATCCTCGGCGGCGACCTCGACGCGTGGTCCGACGACCCCGAGCTGGTCGTGCACCCGGAGGTCGGCAAGTGGGCGATCGCGCTCGGCATCCGCCTCTTCGGCATGGACCCCTTCGGCTGGCGCTTCGCCGCGGCCGTCGCCGGCGCCCTGCTCGTGCTGGTGCTGTGCCGCCTCGTGCGCCGCATGACCGGCTCGACGATGCTCGGCCTCGTCGCCGGGATCCTCATGGCCTTCGACGGCATGCACTTCGTGCTGTCGCGCCTCGCCCTGCTCGACATCTTCCTCGCGCTCTTCATCACCTGCGGCGTCGCCTGCGTCGTCAACGACCGCTTCTGGCTGCGCGCGCGGCTGGCGCACCTCGTGCCGGAGCGCCCCGACGACCCCGACGCCCGGCTCGACCCGCTCGACGGGACGGCCCGCTGGGCCGCCTGGGGTCCGGTACGACGCCTGCTCTGGCGCCCCTGGCTCCTCACGGGGGGCGTCATGTGGGGCCTCGCGGTGGGCACGAAGTGGACGGCGCTCTACCCGCTGGCCGCCTTCGGCATCCTCGTGTGGGTCTGGAGCGCCGGTGCGCGCCGGATGTTCGGCGTACGGCGTTCCCTCCTCCGCGCCGCCCTCACCGACGGGCTGCCGGCGTTCGGCTACCTCGTGCTGGTCGCGTTCGCGACGTACGTGCTCAGCTGGACCGGCTGGCTGATCCACGCCGACCAAGAGGAGGCGGCGTTCTCCTCGACGCAGTACACGCAGTTCGTGGCGCCCGCCGCGGACTGCGACGGCCAGGCGGAGACCGACCCGTCGAAGCGCTGGCCGACGGCCACGGAGCCGGACGCGTCGGGCCTGGGCGAGGTGGTGCAGTCGCTCCGATCGCTCTGGTACTACCACCAGGACGTCTACACGTTCCACACGCAGTACCTGAACTGCTCCACCCACCCCTACCAGTCCGATCCGCGCGGGTGGCTGCTGCTCAACCGCCCCGTCGGCGTCCACGCCGAGAACGACATCGCGCCGGGGGCGCAGGGCTGCGACGCGGCCCCGGACTCGTCCTGCCTGCGCCAGGTGCTCATCCTCGGCACCCCGGTGCTGTGGTGGTCCGGCGCGGTCGCGCTCGCCTTCGCGGCGCTGATGTGGCTGGGCGCCCGGGACTGGCGCTACGGCGTCGCCGTCGTGGGCGCCCTCTCGACGTGGGTGCCGTGGTTCTTCAACGACGACCGCCCCATCTTCATCTTCTACGCGATGGCGATCCTGCCGTTCACCGTCATCGCGCTCACGCTCGCGCTGGGCCAGCTGGTCGGCCGGTCCCGCGTGCCGACACCGCGCCGCACGGTCGGCGTCGTGGTCGCGGGCGCCGTCGTCGTGCTGGTGATCGTGAACTTCGCGTGGTTCTACCCGATCTACACCGCCGAGCTGCTCACCCGCGGCGAGTGGCTCGACCGCATCTGGTTCGACCGCTGGATCTAG
- a CDS encoding alpha/beta fold hydrolase: MPPARVTSFVHEGLTFDVEDSGPIDGDVVVLLHGFPQRASSWRRVAPLLHAHGYRTVAPDQRGYSPGARPTRRRDYTVQHLAGDVRALLDALGSAGERVHLVGHDWGAVIGWGVAAAYPDRLRTFTAVSVPPTGAFVRGGLRGPQLLKSWYVGAFQLPRLPELLAGRKPEALERVLRSTGMTKEDVARFRTEILEHGAFPGAIAYYRALPLAARGSFSARVRVPTTLVWSDGDTAVDRAGVELAADYVDAPYELVVLQGVSHWVPEHAPEALAEAVLERVGSVG, encoded by the coding sequence ATGCCTCCCGCACGCGTCACGTCGTTCGTCCACGAGGGCCTGACCTTCGACGTCGAGGACTCGGGTCCGATCGACGGGGACGTCGTCGTGCTCCTCCACGGCTTCCCGCAGCGGGCCTCGTCGTGGCGCCGCGTGGCGCCGCTGCTGCACGCCCACGGCTACCGCACCGTCGCCCCCGACCAGCGCGGCTACTCGCCGGGTGCGCGTCCGACCCGGCGCCGCGACTACACCGTGCAGCACCTGGCCGGCGACGTCCGGGCGCTGCTCGACGCGCTCGGCTCGGCCGGCGAGCGCGTCCACCTCGTCGGTCACGACTGGGGCGCCGTCATCGGGTGGGGCGTCGCCGCGGCGTACCCCGACCGCCTGCGCACCTTCACCGCCGTCTCGGTGCCGCCCACGGGCGCCTTCGTGCGCGGCGGCCTGCGGGGGCCGCAGCTGCTGAAGTCGTGGTATGTCGGTGCCTTCCAGCTCCCCCGCCTCCCCGAGCTGCTCGCCGGCCGCAAGCCGGAGGCGCTCGAGCGGGTGCTGCGCTCGACCGGCATGACCAAGGAGGACGTGGCGCGGTTCCGCACCGAGATCCTCGAGCACGGCGCGTTCCCCGGCGCCATCGCCTACTACCGTGCGCTGCCCCTTGCCGCGCGCGGCTCCTTCTCGGCGCGCGTCCGGGTGCCCACGACCCTCGTGTGGAGCGACGGCGACACCGCCGTCGACCGCGCGGGCGTGGAGCTGGCGGCGGACTACGTGGACGCGCCGTACGAGCTCGTCGTGCTGCAGGGCGTCAGCCACTGGGTGCCCGAGCACGCGCCGGAGGCGCTGGCCGAGGCGGTGCTGGAGCGCGTGGGGAGCGTCGGGTGA